The Micromonospora sp. NBC_01740 genome includes a window with the following:
- a CDS encoding ABC transporter permease — translation MGTVVTLMTLLVVLLSGLTAGLGRGSTSAISDLPADHLVFSAPADGQKLSFTESTVSREQWLRWQDIPGVSAAAPLGIATARVDAGERSAALSVFGVPSGSGLAPATLATGRAVLSRGAADALHARPGQTVSVGTHRLTVDAVAGDASHSHTPVIWTDLHDWQVLAPVANGDAATVVALRTTSDADLAAADRHLRTRTVTRTQALSAIGSYTAENGSLQLMRGMLFGISALVVGAFFTVWTIQRAPDVAVLKALGATTGHLLRDALGQALVLLLAGTAAGTALAVALGAAAAGTVPFALTAESVLFPAAVTIALGAAGGALSIRRITSVDPLIALGSAR, via the coding sequence ATGGGAACGGTCGTGACGCTGATGACGCTGCTGGTGGTCCTGCTGTCCGGGCTGACCGCCGGCCTGGGACGCGGCAGCACCTCGGCGATCAGCGACCTGCCCGCCGACCACCTGGTGTTCTCCGCCCCGGCCGACGGGCAGAAGCTCTCGTTCACCGAATCCACCGTCAGCCGCGAGCAGTGGCTACGCTGGCAGGACATCCCGGGGGTGAGCGCCGCCGCGCCGCTGGGAATCGCCACCGCCCGCGTCGACGCGGGCGAGCGCAGCGCCGCGCTGTCCGTGTTCGGCGTCCCGTCCGGCTCGGGCCTGGCACCCGCCACCCTCGCGACCGGACGGGCCGTGCTGTCGCGGGGCGCGGCCGACGCGCTGCACGCCCGGCCCGGACAGACCGTGTCCGTCGGCACACACCGCCTCACCGTCGACGCGGTGGCCGGCGACGCCTCCCACAGCCACACCCCGGTGATCTGGACCGACCTGCACGACTGGCAGGTCCTGGCCCCCGTCGCCAACGGTGACGCCGCGACGGTCGTCGCGCTGCGCACCACCAGCGACGCCGACCTGGCCGCCGCCGACCGACACCTGCGCACCCGTACGGTCACCCGCACGCAGGCGCTGTCCGCGATCGGCTCCTACACCGCCGAGAACGGGTCGCTGCAACTGATGCGCGGGATGCTGTTCGGGATCTCCGCCCTGGTCGTCGGCGCGTTCTTCACCGTGTGGACCATCCAGCGCGCCCCCGACGTCGCCGTGCTGAAGGCGCTCGGCGCCACCACCGGCCACCTGCTGCGCGACGCTCTCGGGCAGGCCCTGGTGCTGCTGCTCGCCGGCACCGCCGCCGGCACCGCGCTCGCGGTCGCGCTCGGCGCCGCGGCGGCCGGCACGGTGCCGTTCGCGCTCACCGCCGAATCGGTGCTGTTCCCGGCCGCCGTGACGATCGCGCTCGGTGCGGCCGGCGGCGCCCTGTCCATCCGCCGCATCACCTCCGTCGACCCGCTGATCGCCCTGGGGAGCGCCCGATGA
- a CDS encoding cation:proton antiporter regulatory subunit translates to MQIERMPLPGIGVGYTLHTGEGQMIGVVCHRGGRRDVVVYAPGDPDTVERSVTLSPTEAQEVAELLHPIATIDHVTHLERHREAISVVELPVTAASPYDGRTLAEAVARIHGVSVVAVVRDGRTVTAPGLGHVLAHGDVLIVAGGQQSIEALSRALIHTDP, encoded by the coding sequence ATGCAGATAGAACGCATGCCGCTGCCCGGCATCGGGGTCGGCTACACCCTGCACACCGGGGAAGGACAGATGATCGGGGTCGTCTGCCATCGCGGCGGCCGGCGCGACGTCGTCGTCTACGCCCCCGGCGACCCGGACACCGTGGAACGGTCCGTGACCCTCAGCCCGACCGAGGCGCAGGAGGTGGCGGAACTGCTGCACCCCATCGCCACCATCGACCACGTCACGCACCTGGAACGCCACCGGGAGGCGATCAGCGTCGTCGAGCTGCCGGTGACGGCCGCCTCGCCCTACGACGGCCGGACCCTGGCCGAGGCCGTCGCGCGCATCCACGGGGTGAGCGTCGTCGCCGTCGTCCGCGACGGGCGGACGGTCACCGCACCGGGGCTGGGGCACGTCCTCGCCCACGGCGACGTCCTGATCGTCGCCGGGGGCCAGCAGAGCATCGAGGCGCTGAGCCGGGCGCTGATCCACACGGACCCGTAG
- a CDS encoding ABC transporter ATP-binding protein — protein sequence MSLALADVTLTYPDGDARLTALDRVSLCVPAGSTTAVIGPSGSGKSSLLAVAATLITPDSGTVLVAGTDTSGLGRAGTAALRREKIGIVFQQPNLIASLTAAEQLQVIAHLAGGSRRAGRARAAELLAAVGLTGQAARRPHQLSGGQRQRVNIARALMNDPAVLLVDEPTSALDHERGAAIVELVTDLTRQRGTATVLVTHDREHLHRVDAVAEMIDGRLRLPTPV from the coding sequence ATGAGCCTCGCACTCGCCGACGTCACGCTGACCTACCCCGACGGCGACGCCCGGCTGACCGCGCTCGACCGGGTCAGCCTGTGCGTGCCGGCGGGCAGCACCACCGCCGTCATCGGCCCCTCCGGCTCCGGCAAGTCGAGCCTGCTGGCGGTGGCCGCCACCCTGATCACCCCCGACTCGGGAACGGTGCTCGTCGCCGGCACCGACACCTCGGGGCTCGGCCGCGCGGGCACGGCCGCGCTGCGGCGGGAGAAGATCGGAATCGTCTTCCAGCAACCCAACCTCATCGCCTCGCTGACCGCCGCCGAACAGTTGCAGGTGATCGCCCACCTCGCTGGCGGTTCCCGCCGCGCCGGCCGCGCCCGCGCCGCCGAACTGCTGGCGGCGGTGGGGCTCACCGGCCAGGCCGCCCGTCGCCCGCACCAGCTCTCCGGCGGGCAGCGCCAGCGGGTCAACATCGCCCGCGCCCTCATGAACGATCCCGCGGTGCTGCTGGTCGACGAACCCACCAGCGCGCTGGACCACGAGCGCGGCGCGGCGATCGTCGAGCTGGTCACCGACCTCACCCGCCAGCGCGGTACCGCCACCGTCCTGGTCACCCACGACCGGGAGCACCTGCACCGCGTCGACGCGGTCGCCGAGATGATCGACGGCCGGCTGCGCCTGCCGACCCCGGTCTGA
- a CDS encoding GNAT family N-acetyltransferase: MSATDWTTVPTRPDRPEATTLLEEYFEEMVRRYHARPVRPGEVAAAMADDPSDDLAAPTGVLLLAYRDARPAGCAGLRYRPGWAELTRVYVRPAHRGHGGGAALLAAVAQRARAAGADRIRLDTRGDLVEARALYARHGYREIPAYNDGAYAEHWFEKVLS; the protein is encoded by the coding sequence GTGAGCGCGACAGACTGGACGACGGTGCCGACCCGTCCCGACCGGCCCGAGGCGACGACCCTGCTCGAGGAGTACTTCGAGGAGATGGTGCGCCGCTACCACGCTCGCCCGGTCCGGCCGGGTGAGGTCGCGGCGGCGATGGCCGACGACCCGAGCGATGACCTGGCCGCGCCCACCGGGGTCCTCCTGCTCGCGTACCGCGACGCTCGTCCGGCCGGCTGCGCGGGGCTGCGGTACCGGCCGGGCTGGGCGGAGCTGACCCGGGTGTACGTGCGCCCCGCTCATCGCGGCCACGGCGGCGGGGCGGCCCTGCTCGCCGCCGTGGCGCAGCGGGCCCGGGCTGCGGGGGCCGACCGGATCCGGCTGGACACCCGCGGCGACCTGGTGGAGGCCCGCGCCCTGTACGCCCGGCACGGCTACCGGGAGATCCCGGCGTACAACGACGGCGCCTACGCCGAGCACTGGTTCGAGAAGGTCCTGAGTTGA
- a CDS encoding RNA polymerase sigma-70 factor yields MSDHGTDAATETFVAHRNLLFTVAYEMLGSAADAEDVLQETWLRWVKVDMDRVRDRRAYLVRITTRQSLNRLRAMKRRREAYVGPWLPEPLLTAPDVALDVELAESVSMALMLVLETLSPTERAVFVLREAFEVGYDEIAAAVGRSPAAVRQIAHRAREHVDARRPRRVVSPSEARAALESFRHAIETRDLRGLLDVLAPEVVLVSDGGGVMQAALRPVTGAEKVARMFFGGLSRLDGVLTGGPTVVNGNPALLVRLDGEIDGVLALRVEDARITGLYYVRNPQKLTRIGSETPLTLR; encoded by the coding sequence ATGAGCGACCACGGCACCGACGCGGCGACGGAGACCTTCGTCGCCCACCGCAACCTGCTCTTCACCGTCGCGTACGAGATGCTCGGATCGGCGGCCGACGCCGAGGACGTCCTGCAGGAGACCTGGCTGCGGTGGGTCAAGGTCGACATGGACCGGGTACGCGACCGGCGCGCCTACCTGGTCCGGATCACGACCCGGCAGTCGCTCAACCGGCTGCGCGCGATGAAGCGCCGCAGGGAGGCGTACGTCGGCCCGTGGCTGCCCGAGCCGCTGCTCACCGCGCCGGACGTGGCTCTGGACGTCGAACTCGCCGAGAGCGTGTCGATGGCGTTGATGCTCGTCCTGGAGACGCTGTCGCCGACCGAGCGCGCCGTGTTCGTGCTGCGGGAGGCGTTCGAGGTCGGCTACGACGAGATCGCCGCCGCCGTCGGCAGGAGCCCCGCCGCCGTCCGGCAGATCGCGCACCGCGCCCGCGAGCACGTCGACGCCCGCCGCCCCCGTCGGGTGGTCTCGCCGAGCGAGGCCCGGGCGGCGCTGGAGTCGTTCCGACACGCGATCGAGACCAGGGACCTGCGGGGCCTGCTCGACGTGCTCGCCCCCGAGGTCGTCCTGGTCAGCGACGGCGGCGGTGTCATGCAGGCCGCGTTGCGGCCGGTCACGGGCGCGGAGAAGGTGGCCCGGATGTTCTTCGGTGGTCTGAGCAGGCTCGACGGCGTGCTCACCGGCGGGCCGACCGTGGTCAACGGCAACCCGGCACTGCTCGTACGCCTCGACGGCGAGATCGACGGCGTGCTGGCGCTGCGTGTCGAGGACGCACGGATCACCGGCCTCTACTATGTCCGCAACCCGCAGAAGCTGACTCGCATCGGGTCGGAGACCCCGCTCACCCTGCGATGA
- a CDS encoding response regulator transcription factor produces the protein MSGPIRLLLADDHPVVRAGLRAVLATEPDFEVVAEAATAQRAVALAEGERVDVVLMDLRFGAGMDGAEATAAITARPGGPAVLVLTTYDTDADILAAVEAGAIGYLLKDAPPEELAAAVRAAAAGRSALAPAVARRLMGRVRAPGTALSRRETEVLQLVADGLSNQQISRRLHLSQATVKTHLVHVYGKLDVDSRTAAVAVARARGLIRR, from the coding sequence GTGAGCGGTCCGATCCGCCTGTTGCTGGCCGACGACCATCCGGTCGTACGGGCCGGGCTGCGCGCCGTCCTGGCCACCGAGCCGGACTTCGAGGTGGTCGCCGAGGCCGCGACCGCGCAGCGGGCCGTCGCCCTCGCCGAGGGGGAGCGGGTCGACGTGGTGCTCATGGATCTGCGCTTCGGCGCGGGGATGGACGGCGCCGAGGCGACCGCCGCCATCACCGCCCGCCCCGGCGGCCCCGCCGTGCTGGTGCTGACCACCTACGACACCGATGCCGACATCCTCGCCGCCGTGGAGGCCGGTGCGATCGGTTACCTGCTCAAGGACGCCCCGCCCGAGGAACTCGCGGCGGCCGTGCGCGCCGCCGCCGCCGGCCGTTCCGCCCTCGCCCCGGCCGTCGCCCGTCGCCTCATGGGTCGGGTGCGTGCCCCGGGCACCGCGTTGAGTCGCCGCGAGACAGAGGTCCTGCAGCTCGTCGCCGACGGCCTGTCCAACCAGCAGATCAGCCGGCGGCTGCACCTGAGCCAGGCCACGGTCAAGACGCACCTGGTGCACGTCTACGGCAAGCTCGACGTCGACTCGCGTACCGCCGCCGTCGCCGTCGCCCGGGCCCGCGGGCTGATCCGTCGGTGA
- a CDS encoding NAD(P)/FAD-dependent oxidoreductase, translated as MNGNTDVIVIGGGYAGVMAANRLTRRDDVTVTLINPRPTFVERIRLHQLVGGTDDAVVDYRDVLAGRVRLVVDSVTRIDAAERRVTLATGGTVGYDYLVYAVGSGSAAPDVPGAAEFAYPVASLEEAQRLRPVLAAAPAGAPVTVVGGGPTGIETAAELAEAGRAVTLVCGEVLGPYLHPRVRRSVAARLARLGVTVLDGPDATVTAVAGDAVRLGGGRRLPSTVTIWTAGFGVPDLAGRSGLSTDASGRLLTDETLTSVDDVRIVAAGDSAAPSDLPFRMSCQAAMQLGPQAAETVLSRLAGEQPAPVHVGFAGQCVSLGRRAGLFQFSRRNDTAVRLHLGGRPAAKLKELVCRSIIWQLAYEARRPGSLALRIKDDTRQQLLRARRVEATATTARAARPS; from the coding sequence ATGAACGGGAACACCGATGTGATCGTGATCGGCGGCGGGTACGCGGGCGTCATGGCGGCCAATCGCCTGACCCGGCGCGACGACGTGACAGTGACCCTGATCAACCCGCGGCCGACCTTCGTCGAGCGGATCCGCCTGCACCAGTTGGTGGGTGGGACCGACGACGCCGTCGTCGACTACCGGGACGTCCTGGCCGGGCGCGTGCGGCTGGTCGTCGACAGCGTGACCCGGATCGACGCTGCGGAGCGCCGCGTGACGCTGGCGACGGGCGGCACGGTCGGCTACGACTACCTGGTCTACGCGGTGGGCAGCGGCAGCGCCGCCCCGGACGTGCCCGGGGCGGCCGAGTTCGCCTACCCGGTGGCGAGCCTGGAGGAGGCCCAGCGGTTGCGGCCCGTCCTCGCCGCCGCTCCCGCCGGGGCCCCGGTGACGGTGGTCGGCGGGGGCCCGACCGGCATCGAGACCGCCGCCGAGCTGGCGGAGGCGGGGCGCGCCGTGACCCTGGTCTGCGGTGAGGTGCTCGGTCCGTACCTGCATCCGCGGGTCCGGCGCTCGGTGGCCGCGAGGCTCGCCCGGCTCGGAGTGACCGTGCTCGACGGACCCGACGCGACGGTGACGGCCGTCGCCGGCGATGCCGTGCGGCTCGGTGGCGGTCGCCGGCTGCCGAGCACGGTGACCATTTGGACCGCCGGATTCGGCGTGCCGGACCTGGCCGGCCGCAGCGGGCTGAGCACCGACGCGTCGGGCCGGCTGCTCACGGACGAGACGTTGACGAGCGTGGACGACGTGCGCATCGTCGCGGCCGGGGACTCGGCGGCGCCGTCGGACCTGCCGTTCCGGATGAGTTGCCAGGCCGCGATGCAGCTCGGCCCGCAGGCCGCCGAGACGGTGCTCAGCCGGCTCGCGGGTGAGCAGCCCGCGCCGGTCCACGTGGGGTTCGCCGGCCAGTGCGTCAGCCTGGGGCGTCGCGCCGGCCTGTTCCAGTTCTCCCGCCGGAACGACACCGCGGTGCGACTGCACCTCGGCGGCCGCCCGGCCGCGAAGCTCAAGGAACTCGTCTGCAGGAGCATCATCTGGCAGTTGGCGTACGAGGCACGCAGACCCGGTTCGCTCGCCCTGCGGATCAAGGACGACACGCGCCAGCAGTTGCTGCGGGCCAGGCGCGTCGAGGCGACGGCCACCACCGCACGGGCGGCCCGGCCGTCATGA
- a CDS encoding DUF2087 domain-containing protein: protein MTAQALAGALADDVRRQVFAAIVLGGADAPAVADRTGLSARQVLTAIRRLVDAGLVAGGDGGLRVDAGRLREAARTPAAPRPAGDSTDRVLRTFVRDDRLTGLPAQRGRRRVVLAHVARSFEPGVRYPERAVDEVLRRWCEDGGSDHVALRRYLVDEQLLAREQGVYWRVGD from the coding sequence ATGACAGCGCAGGCTCTGGCGGGGGCACTCGCCGACGACGTACGGCGGCAGGTCTTCGCGGCGATCGTGCTGGGCGGCGCCGACGCCCCGGCGGTGGCCGACCGGACGGGCCTGTCGGCGCGGCAGGTGCTCACCGCGATCCGCCGGCTCGTCGATGCGGGCCTGGTGGCCGGCGGCGACGGTGGCCTGCGGGTCGACGCCGGGCGGCTGCGGGAGGCGGCCCGTACGCCGGCGGCGCCCCGGCCGGCCGGCGACTCCACGGACCGCGTGCTGCGCACCTTCGTGCGCGACGACAGGCTGACCGGCCTGCCGGCGCAGCGCGGCCGTCGGCGGGTGGTGCTGGCGCACGTGGCGAGGTCCTTCGAGCCGGGGGTGCGCTATCCGGAGCGGGCGGTCGACGAGGTGTTGCGGCGCTGGTGCGAGGACGGCGGCTCCGACCACGTGGCGCTGCGCCGCTACCTGGTCGACGAGCAGTTGCTGGCCCGGGAGCAGGGCGTCTACTGGCGCGTCGGCGACTGA
- a CDS encoding sensor histidine kinase — MNAESLARPLRVLRVCLHLLVGLLLAVAAVRAVTGPGPRRAAVLAAAVALAVVYAVGAALPLVRRHRPAALAWLAVLTGGWLVLLALTPDGVWFAFPLFLLHLHLLPVRWGIVAVAATTVAAVAGVAGHQGALTPGAVIGPAIGAAVSVGTVLGYQALYRESERRRRLIEQLTATRAELAAAEHAAGVLAERERLAREIHDTLAQGLSSIQLLLRAAQRGFPDRLDVAAGHVEQARRTAQDNLVEARRFVRALTPPGLDGASLPAALRRLCDATAAASGLTVRLWVDGTAVRLPTRQEVALLRIAQSALANTVRHAGAKHADVTLRYGAREVGLDVVDDGCGFDVSAAGDRPDDDGGFGLAAMRARAEELGGNLIVESAPGRGARLAVGFARPGTEEAGA; from the coding sequence GTGAACGCGGAATCGCTCGCTCGTCCGCTGCGGGTGCTGCGCGTCTGCCTGCACCTGCTGGTCGGGCTCCTCCTCGCGGTGGCCGCCGTGCGTGCCGTCACCGGGCCGGGCCCGCGGCGTGCCGCCGTGCTCGCCGCGGCCGTGGCGCTGGCCGTCGTCTACGCCGTCGGGGCGGCGCTGCCGCTGGTGCGCCGGCATCGACCTGCCGCGCTGGCCTGGCTGGCGGTGCTGACCGGCGGGTGGCTGGTGCTGCTCGCCCTGACCCCGGACGGGGTGTGGTTCGCGTTTCCGCTGTTCCTGCTGCATCTGCACCTGCTGCCCGTGCGCTGGGGGATCGTGGCGGTGGCGGCGACGACCGTGGCGGCGGTCGCCGGTGTCGCCGGCCACCAGGGGGCGCTCACGCCGGGCGCGGTGATCGGTCCCGCCATCGGCGCCGCGGTGTCGGTGGGCACGGTCCTCGGCTACCAGGCTCTGTACCGGGAGAGCGAGCGCCGCCGGCGGTTGATCGAGCAGCTGACCGCCACCCGTGCCGAACTGGCCGCCGCCGAGCACGCCGCCGGGGTCCTCGCCGAGCGGGAACGCCTGGCCCGCGAGATCCACGACACCCTCGCCCAGGGGTTGTCGAGCATCCAACTGCTGCTGCGTGCCGCCCAGCGTGGGTTCCCCGACCGGCTCGACGTGGCGGCGGGCCACGTCGAGCAGGCCCGCCGCACCGCGCAGGACAACCTCGTCGAGGCGCGCCGGTTCGTACGCGCCCTGACACCGCCGGGCCTCGACGGCGCTTCGCTGCCGGCGGCGCTGCGGCGGCTGTGTGACGCGACCGCCGCCGCGTCCGGGCTGACCGTACGCCTGTGGGTCGACGGGACGGCGGTGCGTCTGCCGACCCGCCAGGAGGTGGCGCTGCTGCGGATCGCGCAGTCCGCGTTGGCCAACACCGTGCGCCATGCCGGGGCGAAGCACGCCGACGTGACGCTGCGGTACGGCGCGCGCGAGGTCGGCCTCGACGTGGTCGACGACGGGTGTGGCTTCGACGTGAGCGCGGCCGGCGACCGGCCGGACGACGACGGCGGGTTCGGGCTGGCCGCCATGCGGGCCCGGGCCGAGGAGCTGGGCGGCAACCTGATCGTGGAGTCGGCGCCCGGGCGCGGCGCCCGGCTGGCCGTCGGCTTCGCGCGCCCGGGCACCGAGGAGGCGGGCGCGTGA
- a CDS encoding MBL fold metallo-hydrolase encodes MVTDTSTTTVPVRVFGGPTALIEYGGLRFLTDPTFDAPGDYPLGPGMVLTKTAPAAAGAADLGPVDAVLLSHDQHPDNLDHAGRALLADVALTVTTPSGAGRLGGTARGLAPWESVELERPGGGTVTVTGVPARHGPEGCEPLTGEVVGFVLTAADLPTVYVSGDNASLDLVRQIAERFGPVDTAVLFAGAVRTPMFDGALLTLDSAQAAEAARILGARRVVPVHVDSWAHFTEGRDDVVAAFTRADLADRLQLG; translated from the coding sequence GTGGTGACCGACACCAGCACGACGACCGTCCCCGTCCGCGTCTTCGGCGGCCCGACCGCCCTCATCGAGTACGGCGGCCTCAGGTTCCTGACCGACCCGACCTTCGACGCCCCCGGCGACTACCCGCTGGGTCCCGGCATGGTCCTGACCAAGACGGCCCCCGCCGCCGCCGGCGCGGCCGACCTCGGCCCCGTCGACGCGGTGCTGCTCTCCCACGACCAGCACCCCGACAACCTCGACCACGCCGGTCGAGCCCTGCTGGCCGACGTCGCCCTGACCGTGACGACTCCCAGCGGCGCGGGTCGTCTCGGCGGCACCGCCCGGGGCCTGGCGCCGTGGGAGTCCGTCGAGCTGGAGCGCCCCGGCGGGGGCACCGTGACCGTGACGGGCGTGCCCGCCCGGCACGGCCCGGAGGGCTGCGAGCCGCTCACCGGCGAGGTCGTCGGGTTCGTCCTGACCGCCGCCGACCTGCCCACGGTCTACGTCAGCGGCGACAACGCCTCGCTGGACCTGGTCCGGCAGATCGCCGAGCGCTTCGGGCCGGTCGACACCGCCGTGCTGTTCGCCGGGGCCGTGCGTACCCCCATGTTCGACGGCGCGCTGCTCACCCTCGACAGCGCCCAGGCCGCCGAGGCCGCCCGCATCCTGGGCGCGCGGCGGGTCGTGCCGGTGCACGTGGACAGCTGGGCCCACTTCACCGAGGGGCGCGACGACGTGGTCGCCGCGTTCACCCGGGCCGACCTGGCCGACCGTCTCCAGCTCGGCTGA
- a CDS encoding Hsp20/alpha crystallin family protein, whose translation MLMRTDPFREIDRITEQFFGTAARPAVMPLDAYRDGDWFYAAFDLPGVDPDSIDCTVERNVLTVRAERRRPAGEHVELVAAERPMGTFTRRLFLGDTLDTDKLEAGYDNGVLTLRIPVAERAKPRRVTVTATANGRKEINA comes from the coding sequence ATGTTGATGCGCACCGACCCGTTCCGTGAGATCGACCGGATCACCGAGCAGTTCTTCGGCACCGCCGCGCGCCCCGCGGTCATGCCCCTGGACGCCTACCGCGACGGCGACTGGTTCTACGCGGCGTTCGACCTGCCGGGCGTCGACCCGGACAGCATCGACTGCACCGTCGAGCGCAACGTGCTGACCGTGCGCGCCGAGCGCCGCCGGCCCGCCGGCGAGCACGTCGAGCTCGTCGCCGCCGAACGCCCGATGGGCACCTTCACCCGACGGCTCTTCCTCGGCGACACCCTCGACACCGACAAGCTCGAGGCCGGCTACGACAACGGCGTGCTGACCCTGCGGATCCCCGTCGCGGAGCGGGCCAAGCCCCGCCGGGTCACCGTCACTGCCACCGCCAACGGCCGCAAGGAGATCAACGCCTGA
- a CDS encoding tyrosine-type recombinase/integrase: MFSPNAPARPSRPTPLALPGGPVDFTEAWLRNRRLSEHTRDAYRRDVAGWLAWCAARELDPLQANFLHVNEYGRALEATLGARTGKPLTPATVARRLSALSSWYDFLVKLRAVEANPVAGADRPRIDRDHSATVGLTPEEVDALLAAAEADTGPTAARNRAAIALLADLGLRVGELVSLDLADLGAERGHRSVRFVGKGGRSRRRALTPGTAYAVDAYLAQRAAAQGVAVHELTGPLLVTASGARLDRHAMFRLVRRLARTAGIPAWARLSPHSLRHAFATTARAEGVPLEDVQDAMGHADPRTTRRYDRDRHNLDRDPAYAIWAARARRRG; encoded by the coding sequence ATGTTCTCCCCGAACGCTCCGGCGCGGCCAAGCCGGCCCACCCCGCTGGCCCTGCCCGGGGGGCCCGTCGACTTCACCGAGGCGTGGCTGCGCAACCGGCGGCTGTCCGAGCACACCCGCGACGCGTACCGGCGGGACGTCGCCGGCTGGCTCGCGTGGTGCGCGGCCCGCGAACTGGACCCGTTGCAGGCCAACTTCCTGCACGTCAACGAGTACGGCCGGGCACTGGAGGCCACCCTCGGCGCACGCACCGGCAAGCCGCTGACCCCCGCCACCGTCGCCCGCCGGCTCTCCGCCCTGTCCAGCTGGTACGACTTCCTGGTCAAGCTGCGCGCGGTCGAGGCCAACCCGGTCGCCGGCGCCGACCGCCCTCGCATCGACCGGGACCACTCCGCGACCGTCGGGCTCACCCCCGAGGAGGTCGACGCGCTGCTCGCCGCCGCCGAGGCCGACACCGGGCCGACCGCCGCCCGCAACCGGGCCGCGATCGCGTTGCTGGCCGACCTCGGACTTCGCGTGGGGGAGCTGGTCTCACTCGACCTGGCCGACCTCGGCGCCGAGCGGGGCCACCGCAGCGTGCGGTTCGTCGGCAAGGGTGGCAGGTCCCGCCGCCGCGCCCTGACCCCCGGCACCGCGTACGCGGTCGACGCGTACCTGGCCCAGCGGGCCGCCGCCCAGGGCGTGGCGGTGCACGAGCTGACCGGCCCGCTGCTGGTCACCGCCAGCGGGGCCAGGCTGGACCGGCACGCGATGTTCCGGCTGGTGCGCCGGCTGGCCCGCACGGCCGGCATCCCGGCCTGGGCGAGGCTGTCGCCGCACTCGTTGCGGCACGCGTTCGCCACCACCGCCCGCGCCGAGGGCGTGCCCCTGGAGGACGTGCAGGACGCGATGGGCCACGCCGATCCGCGCACCACCCGCCGCTACGACCGGGACCGGCACAACCTCGACCGCGATCCCGCGTACGCCATCTGGGCGGCCCGGGCCCGCCGCCGCGGCTGA